ATTTCGTTTTCTTTTGTAAGATTAATACATATTGGttaaaatattacaaaaatctaatttattttattattaattatattataatttataaatataacacCAATTCATACAATCAAGAATATTGTTCCGAGAGTACGGTCTCACGAGGTTACGATGGCAGAAGCAAAGTCgttgaaatatttattatgtAGATGCAAGAAGTGACGTGGTCAACACACCAGTGGTGTAAAATTGAACTCGACGAcgtattttcttataatatatCAATTTAGAGTAGGTTTATGGTGAGATgattttacgaatttttatttgtgaaacggatcaatcctatcgatattcacaataaaaaataatactattagtataaaaaataatattttttcattgatgacccaaataatagatccgtctcacaaaatatgacctgtgagaccgtcccacacaagtttttgtcatttgtTTATTCTTCACTCATGTGACACTCGTCTTATTTTTTACTCCGTATAAAATTGAATGAgtaagtcttttgtgagacgatcttacatatctttatttgtgagacgagtcgaCCATatcaatatttacaataaaaaataatactcttagcacaaaaattaatattttttcatagatgacctaaataaaatatatgtcttgcaaaatacgattcgtgagaccatctcacgtAAAGTTtcgttcaactgatgaaatgaATTTAGAATTAAAAAATGGTAGCACGATGCAAAAAACGACACTCGATTACGTATGGTCCCGCCACTAGTTTTGATTTTTCTCACTTTAACTAGGGAGAATCTAGACCATACACGTACATGTGATTTTATCTAGAAAAGTTTGTTGTTAATGTAAATCCAATGTTATTAATATGATAAAAGAATCCTAGTAGTCTCGTTCAAGTTACATTGATATATGAAACAATGGTCGGCAACatttattgtttttaaaattttacaataatgGATGTAACTACAAATTTTCAATCTTGCGTATTCCATCATTTTCTAGAGTCTAAACCAAAAATGAAGCTTCGAAATATTTGCATATGCGTGCAAATAAATAACAAGTCATTTTTAAACGTAATGGGAGAAGCTCGATTGAATTGAAGCAAAAATACAAGACTAATATGCTAACATTGTATTCAACCCCAAAAACCAATCAAATCATCCATAGAAGTTTCCTACAACGTGTGTTCTGTCACACATAGTCTAACAATGTTCAACTAATCATCCCTTCGGACCACAAGAGTTCACTCCAAATCTGGTCTCAAAACTATTTTTGATAAACCTAGTGAAACAAATGGCAAATGAAACATCGAAAGGTCCGAATGCGATTGTGTGCACGACGTAGTGGTGAACTCCACAACATAAATTGAACCAAGCAACCCATGTTCACAACATTCTGTTCAAACCATTAGACCTACGAACTCATCAGGAACGACCACATTACTCGAATTTGAACACTTCAGAACACCACCACTGCCTCGTCCTCGACCCTTTATCCTCCTCAGCTCAGCCGCCACGTCCCTGGCGTCTGGCCTATCATCTTTATCAGCCGCAACACAACGGAATGCAAGCTCCACCACCGAGTTAACTCCCTCCATGGCTTCCCCATCCACAACTAAAACAGGATCCACCACTTGATGCAACAGCCCCATTTGGATTCTTGGCACTGCCATGTCAACCAATGTCATCTCCCTCTTCTCCCTCTTTTCATCAACAGCTCTCATCCCTGTTATCAATTCTAACAACACGACTCCGAAGCTATATATATCGCTCTTCTCGTTCAACCTGAACGACCTATAATAATCGGGATCCAGATACCCTGGAGTGCCCTGAGGCCCCGTCCAAACACCTTCGGATGAGTTATCCGTAGAAAGAGCTGTTTCAGAGCATACTAAAAGTCTAGACAACCCGAAGTCCCCCAATTTCACTCTCATGTCTTTCTCTATAAATATGTTTGATGTGGTTATGTCTCTGTGAACTACAGGGGGCACTACTGAGAAGTGCAGATACTCAATGGCCATGGCCGTTTGGACTGCAATATCGATTCTAGCATTCCATGTTAACGCCCCTTTTCTGTATATATTCTTCTTTCCATGAAGATGTTCAGCTAGAGTGCCATTAGGTACATAATCATACACCAGGATTAGGCCTCTTGGATCACTGCAATACCCATGAAGTTTAACCAAATTTGGATGGTTTATcgatgacaatatcaagatctCATTGCAAAATGACTTTGTGGTGAACCCTTTAGCTCCACCGTCTGCGGCCGAGTTTTGCTTGTGGAGGTGTTTCACCGCAACTAATCTACCATCTTGGAGCTGGCCTAAGTACACTGCACCGAATCCTCCATCGCCGATTTTCCGTTTTGGGTCGAAACAATTGGTGGCAGAGTCGAGCTCTTCGAAGGTGAATACAGGCGGAAGTAGACTGGCGGACCGGTGCCGCCGAAGGAAAATAATCGTGGGATCTTCTTCTGCATTCTTCAGAGCTTTTCTTCTCGACCCGAATATCACAATAATGACTGAGAGAGCAATCAAAGaacaaataaacaagaaaataatGGACAAAATGGCAACCCTATTCGGGCTTTGCTGTTTGATTGTGGTTTGAGACGGAAAACAAACGAATGATTTATTGGGATCTGTTGAATTAAACCCACAGATTCCATTTCTGAGTCTGCAAGATTTGCAGCTCCCAAAGTAAGAATCTTGATCTTCGTCCCACTCTATTTCAATCCCAAATTTCAATATACTGTCCAGAGCTCCAAGAACATCAACCTGGCATTCCGGTTGAAAGTCTTTGCGGTGGCGGCCGTAGGAGCTGCCGCAGTCGTGTATAAGATACAAAGGATTTTTAATAAGCTTGCATTCCCAAGAACACCGGCTACAGTTGGGTAGATTTGGAGGCGGGCATGGTTTCAGAGCGGAAAGTCGGGAGCACGAAGATTCCGAGACCCGAAATATTGACCCGGAAAATGAAATGGATCTGTTGAAAGCGGAAATGATTTGAGGGGAAGAGCAATTATTGAGGCGAGGTGCGGGCAGGGGGAGTGGATTGGGGGAGATGGTGAGAGAGGTTGAGTTGGGCTCAAATTGGAGGACTGAGAATGATAGTTTGTTTATTGAAATGGTGGCGCGCAACGGCGGTGAGCAGTAGATTCGGAAGGACGGGTGACCGCAGCCGGCGGAGAATGAGAAAGGAAATGGCGGTGCAGTGGTGAAAGGTGGGCACAAGGTATGGGTTTTGGCTGGCAGAGTTGAGCAAGGGTGGGATGTTGCTAGGCTGGTCAACAATATAAGGAATACTGCAAGAAAGATGAAAGTGGTGGGCTTGCAGGCGGAGGAATACGGGGACGGCGGCGGCATGGTGGTGGCAGAGTTGGAGGTAGTATTATAGTCATCAATGGAAATATCCAATCTTGTTGATGTAGTTCTCTTGGACTTGCTAGGTTGGAGTAGTAGACGCTGAGGTCATCattcaatatttttatttatacttTATATGTTAGTGAGATATTACCTAATAAAGCATTATTTTATATCTTTACTATATCCAAcgtcattatttttaatgtGTTTTAAGTAAATCTAAAAAATTGGACGATATTTTTGTTGTAAAAGAGAGTTGACTATTGAGCAGGTATTTTGTGacacggtttcacgaatctttatttgtgggATTGGTCAATCCTatttatattcacaataaaagtaatattattaacataaaaagtatattttttcatagattgacccaaataagatatatgtctcacaaaatacgatttgTAAAATCGTCTCACATAGATTTTTGTAATTTAGAAGGACTTCCGGGTCTCGAGGATTTCAAAATCGGGGTCTCACGTGAAGAGAAAGGAGTGAGGACAAAAGCCATGAGTGGACATTTGGTCAACTtttctacaattttttttaaaaaaatggggGAAAAAAACTAAGACAACTTGATATTTGTtgagaaaaagtaaaaatttatgataaaaactaaaaatctcaaactct
This window of the Primulina tabacum isolate GXHZ01 chromosome 4, ASM2559414v2, whole genome shotgun sequence genome carries:
- the LOC142543476 gene encoding LEAF RUST 10 DISEASE-RESISTANCE LOCUS RECEPTOR-LIKE PROTEIN KINASE-like 1.5, yielding MPPPSPYSSACKPTTFIFLAVFLILLTSLATSHPCSTLPAKTHTLCPPFTTAPPFPFSFSAGCGHPSFRIYCSPPLRATISINKLSFSVLQFEPNSTSLTISPNPLPLPAPRLNNCSSPQIISAFNRSISFSGSIFRVSESSCSRLSALKPCPPPNLPNCSRCSWECKLIKNPLYLIHDCGSSYGRHRKDFQPECQVDVLGALDSILKFGIEIEWDEDQDSYFGSCKSCRLRNGICGFNSTDPNKSFVCFPSQTTIKQQSPNRVAILSIIFLFICSLIALSVIIVIFGSRRKALKNAEEDPTIIFLRRHRSASLLPPVFTFEELDSATNCFDPKRKIGDGGFGAVYLGQLQDGRLVAVKHLHKQNSAADGGAKGFTTKSFCNEILILSSINHPNLVKLHGYCSDPRGLILVYDYVPNGTLAEHLHGKKNIYRKGALTWNARIDIAVQTAMAIEYLHFSVVPPVVHRDITTSNIFIEKDMRVKLGDFGLSRLLVCSETALSTDNSSEGVWTGPQGTPGYLDPDYYRSFRLNEKSDIYSFGVVLLELITGMRAVDEKREKREMTLVDMAVPRIQMGLLHQVVDPVLVVDGEAMEGVNSVVELAFRCVAADKDDRPDARDVAAELRRIKGRGRGSGGVLKCSNSSNVVVPDEFVGLMV